The Maridesulfovibrio zosterae DSM 11974 genome contains a region encoding:
- a CDS encoding transglutaminase domain-containing protein, translated as MLLNRNIFILIALSTSLIISTSCTYKLNSPQISPYAAQVNQIISTSGSNKSQIINFINNYKDTPEKHQAAQFIVTNLPPSDRVSLSTELLNENLQYAFLARESTRWGKSVSWSDFLHYVLPHRVSQEQAVKWRKLFYNDLFPVVSACKTMEEATLAVNLWCFSKTGFKSTQRWDQNPLMTINRGWGRCEEAVIFTVCALRSVGIPARQAMVPAWQHSNDNHTWTEVMINGKWHYLESANPDFGLDHAWFTGSARKAPLVISYAYGHINNAQYPIISRPLGCTLLNTTQRYAPATRTQILVTDAQNHPLAGVKIFFSVFNYASFRPVAAKITDDRGEADIMLGPGSLLISAVHGNSSAYVASTWIPGEEKKRNNILLKLAPDTIPEGNVFFRFAYNDTIAQSAPPKNSEGTKKDKFDLIREKRLNLFTNIKKGIKLYNPELFKSISRAGLNAPEIMAAYDSCPVNFHEDLFYSINNMDTADLIKISQKNILDNVTISQNARKEAADSGIIYDDKIYEKYVLSPRISYEQLSPWRKTLHNRFNLKGKPDPLKTINKINRFTQMIKTVLRGPMGDSISPVGILKSQLASNKNEVGIFSTAALRAAGIPARYLNEQQWVEFYNGKSWLPFYPEHPELMGNKNATSASKAFYGKWVTIKFQLPNFQKDKRVPQYFKDFTCSTLSEQGIFSIVEETIRGKMNKKDKIWEIVIPDKNYYLISAKRNHKNEPAISVIRVEKQR; from the coding sequence ATGTTATTAAATAGAAATATATTTATCCTAATAGCCCTTTCTACTTCATTAATTATATCTACTAGCTGCACATACAAATTAAATTCTCCACAGATTTCACCCTATGCTGCACAGGTTAATCAAATTATATCGACTTCTGGCTCCAACAAAAGTCAGATAATTAATTTTATTAACAACTATAAAGACACCCCTGAAAAGCATCAAGCGGCACAATTTATAGTCACAAATCTTCCCCCCTCCGACAGGGTCAGCCTTTCGACTGAACTTTTAAATGAAAATCTGCAATATGCTTTCCTTGCCAGAGAATCCACCAGATGGGGAAAATCTGTCTCATGGAGTGATTTCCTTCATTATGTATTACCCCATCGAGTCAGTCAGGAACAGGCTGTAAAATGGCGCAAACTTTTTTATAATGACCTGTTTCCCGTTGTCTCAGCATGTAAGACAATGGAAGAAGCTACTCTAGCAGTTAATCTTTGGTGCTTTTCCAAAACAGGATTTAAATCTACACAGCGCTGGGACCAAAATCCGCTTATGACTATAAATAGAGGATGGGGAAGATGTGAAGAAGCGGTCATTTTCACAGTCTGTGCTCTACGAAGTGTAGGTATTCCGGCACGTCAGGCTATGGTTCCGGCATGGCAGCATTCAAATGATAATCATACATGGACTGAAGTTATGATCAACGGGAAATGGCATTACCTTGAATCAGCCAACCCGGACTTTGGTCTTGATCACGCATGGTTTACAGGATCAGCACGCAAGGCACCATTGGTTATTTCATACGCATACGGTCATATTAATAACGCGCAGTACCCAATAATAAGCCGTCCATTAGGCTGTACGTTGCTAAATACAACCCAACGATATGCACCTGCAACCCGTACACAAATCCTTGTTACAGATGCTCAAAACCATCCACTTGCCGGCGTTAAAATTTTCTTTTCCGTTTTCAACTATGCCTCGTTTAGACCAGTTGCTGCCAAGATTACAGATGACCGGGGTGAGGCAGATATTATGCTAGGCCCCGGATCACTGCTAATTTCAGCAGTCCATGGGAACAGCTCTGCTTATGTTGCCTCCACCTGGATCCCCGGAGAAGAGAAAAAACGTAACAACATTTTGCTAAAGCTTGCTCCTGATACTATTCCAGAAGGCAATGTTTTTTTCAGGTTCGCTTATAATGACACAATAGCCCAGAGTGCTCCTCCTAAAAACTCTGAAGGAACGAAAAAAGACAAATTTGACCTTATTAGAGAGAAGAGACTTAATTTATTCACAAATATAAAAAAGGGAATTAAACTTTATAATCCTGAACTGTTTAAATCAATTTCTAGGGCAGGCCTCAATGCACCTGAAATAATGGCTGCCTATGACAGCTGCCCTGTCAATTTCCACGAAGATTTATTCTACAGCATAAACAATATGGATACTGCTGATTTAATTAAAATTTCACAAAAAAACATACTCGATAATGTTACAATATCCCAAAATGCACGCAAAGAAGCAGCAGACTCAGGGATTATATATGATGATAAAATTTATGAAAAATATGTTTTAAGTCCACGTATTTCATATGAGCAGCTATCCCCATGGCGCAAAACCTTACACAACCGCTTTAATCTTAAAGGTAAACCTGACCCATTAAAAACTATTAATAAAATCAATCGATTCACTCAAATGATTAAGACCGTATTGAGAGGCCCAATGGGAGATAGTATATCTCCCGTAGGAATCCTTAAGTCTCAACTCGCTTCAAATAAAAATGAAGTAGGAATATTTTCAACTGCGGCTTTACGCGCCGCAGGTATTCCGGCCCGCTATCTTAACGAGCAACAATGGGTAGAGTTCTATAATGGAAAATCATGGCTGCCTTTCTATCCAGAGCATCCGGAACTTATGGGAAACAAGAACGCCACTTCAGCTAGTAAAGCATTTTACGGAAAATGGGTTACAATTAAATTCCAACTTCCTAATTTTCAAAAAGATAAAAGAGTACCCCAGTACTTCAAAGATTTTACATGCTCGACTCTCAGTGAACAAGGTATCTTCTCTATAGTAGAAGAAACAATCCGTGGAAAGATGAATAAAAAAGATAAGATATGGGAAATAGTTATTCCAGATAAGAATTATTATTTAATAAGCGCCAAAAGAAACCATAAAAATGAGCCTGCTATATCAGTCATAAGAGTTGAAAAACAAAGATAA
- a CDS encoding iron-sulfur cluster biosynthesis family protein: MLKITDKAKEVLDQHFDGKDKEPIRIYVASACSGTRLALGIDSAKEGDETISLDGYDFVVDNELLEQAKPMVIDLTPMGIEISSSLVFEEAKGACGSGCCGCS; this comes from the coding sequence ATGCTCAAAATCACAGATAAAGCTAAAGAAGTTCTTGATCAACACTTTGACGGTAAAGATAAAGAACCAATCCGTATATATGTAGCTTCTGCATGCAGTGGTACACGTCTTGCGTTAGGTATAGACAGTGCAAAAGAAGGTGATGAGACAATTAGTCTCGATGGATACGACTTTGTTGTAGACAATGAACTTCTTGAGCAGGCTAAACCAATGGTTATTGACTTGACCCCCATGGGAATTGAAATTTCTTCTTCACTGGTTTTTGAAGAAGCAAAAGGGGCATGCGGCAGCGGTTGCTGCGGTTGCAGTTAA
- a CDS encoding AraC family transcriptional regulator: MPYVSAVKAENITNRFPRHSHSSYTFAVIDHGERKIKYQLDTITYCAGEMCILSPGTSHICESQKDRQFGPHSYRAICIAPKYMNKITNEITATSETLPDFNPKKIYKNFDINSFDEFFNLIRTPDTFFEKQTALNSFLYHTILNLSTGEYIPANTGPQTESLERVKDFINKNFSNKFTLQDLAETGCISPFHLQKLFVKKYGMSPQEYTTLLRIKKAKTLLSDHYTIIETALKSGFSDQSHFSRHFKRVIGITPGRFIKNNSYSPPSCSDR; this comes from the coding sequence ATGCCTTATGTATCTGCTGTTAAAGCTGAGAATATAACTAACCGATTCCCTAGGCATTCCCATTCCAGTTATACATTTGCCGTGATCGATCATGGTGAAAGAAAAATAAAATATCAGTTAGATACTATTACATACTGTGCCGGGGAAATGTGCATTCTTTCCCCCGGCACATCACATATCTGCGAATCTCAAAAAGATAGACAATTCGGACCGCACTCATATCGGGCAATATGTATTGCTCCAAAATACATGAACAAAATCACGAATGAAATAACCGCAACATCAGAAACTCTGCCGGATTTCAATCCAAAGAAAATATACAAAAATTTTGACATTAATTCGTTTGATGAATTCTTTAACCTAATTAGAACTCCGGATACTTTTTTTGAGAAACAGACAGCACTCAACTCTTTTCTATACCACACGATTCTTAACCTAAGCACGGGTGAATACATTCCCGCGAATACAGGACCTCAAACTGAATCCCTCGAAAGAGTAAAGGATTTCATTAATAAAAATTTTTCTAATAAGTTCACACTTCAAGACTTAGCTGAAACGGGTTGTATCAGTCCATTTCATTTACAAAAATTATTTGTGAAAAAATATGGTATGTCTCCCCAAGAGTACACTACACTTCTACGCATCAAAAAAGCAAAAACTCTTTTGAGTGACCACTACACTATTATAGAAACTGCTCTAAAATCAGGTTTTTCTGACCAAAGTCATTTTTCCCGCCACTTCAAACGTGTAATTGGTATTACACCGGGCCGTTTTATTAAAAATAACTCTTATAGCCCTCCGTCATGCTCTGATAGATAA
- a CDS encoding cupin domain-containing protein: protein MASNEFASLVANGTVETINGQIHSSDCEWNPHPAFDGVHLKHLITGNETDGQLSCHMVQVAPDCILETHMHDNQWELHEVIKGSGEATIENCNTKYHPGRSAVIPKGKLHSVKAGPEGLTMLAKFFPALV from the coding sequence ATGGCCTCAAATGAATTTGCAAGCCTTGTAGCAAATGGTACTGTAGAGACAATTAATGGACAAATACATAGTTCAGACTGTGAATGGAATCCACATCCGGCATTTGACGGTGTGCATTTAAAGCATCTGATTACCGGCAACGAGACAGACGGGCAATTAAGTTGTCATATGGTACAAGTCGCACCTGACTGTATACTTGAAACACATATGCACGACAATCAATGGGAACTGCATGAAGTAATTAAAGGTAGTGGCGAAGCCACTATTGAGAACTGCAACACAAAATACCACCCCGGTCGCAGTGCTGTTATTCCTAAAGGAAAACTACACAGCGTAAAAGCTGGTCCTGAAGGTTTGACAATGCTTGCTAAGTTCTTCCCGGCCCTTGTATAG
- a CDS encoding OsmC family protein, translated as MVNEINVDFGNGTQLSAQTGNFTIETDQPFNEGGHGSAPTPQDLFLASLATCAGHYARSFCESKNISMDGMTLKIEYKMAPDGKLINKFSYQLKLPDGFPEKYKAALLRAVDLCTIKKQLMSPPAFELELV; from the coding sequence ATGGTCAATGAAATAAATGTAGATTTCGGTAATGGTACACAACTGTCAGCACAGACAGGTAACTTCACTATTGAAACAGATCAGCCTTTCAATGAAGGAGGACACGGATCAGCCCCTACACCGCAGGACCTTTTTCTGGCTTCACTTGCTACGTGTGCCGGACATTATGCCCGCAGTTTTTGTGAATCAAAAAACATATCAATGGATGGAATGACTCTGAAAATTGAATATAAGATGGCTCCTGACGGAAAACTGATAAACAAATTTTCATACCAACTGAAACTTCCTGATGGTTTTCCTGAAAAGTACAAAGCGGCCCTGCTACGTGCGGTAGACCTCTGTACTATCAAAAAACAATTGATGAGCCCTCCGGCTTTTGAATTAGAACTTGTTTAA
- a CDS encoding YkgJ family cysteine cluster protein: MKKKKQTVVIRGSCKMCGKCCNNISLYIDSKWLKSKRQFSNATQKYDYLCRFEICGKTETGQLKFSCKCLSKDGTCDDYENRPNLCKTFPSPSIFVQYGELPSGCGFRMSTELDFEKVLEQAVNTENHYKIDLKSD; this comes from the coding sequence ATGAAAAAGAAAAAACAGACCGTTGTGATACGCGGTTCCTGCAAAATGTGCGGAAAATGTTGTAATAACATCTCACTTTATATCGATAGCAAATGGCTCAAGAGCAAACGGCAATTCAGTAACGCAACACAAAAATATGATTATCTATGCCGCTTCGAAATATGTGGCAAAACCGAGACAGGACAACTTAAATTTTCCTGCAAATGCCTAAGCAAAGATGGAACTTGCGATGACTATGAAAATCGCCCTAATCTTTGCAAAACTTTCCCGAGTCCTTCAATTTTTGTTCAATACGGAGAACTACCCAGTGGATGCGGTTTTAGAATGTCCACAGAATTAGATTTTGAAAAAGTGCTTGAGCAGGCCGTCAACACTGAGAACCATTACAAAATAGACCTTAAATCAGATTAA
- a CDS encoding GtrA family protein, whose protein sequence is MEELSNIWSMKKVNFIKNLPSRKELLRFIRYGCVGSVTFIFDLIMLFIFTQLFDLPPVYSAGLSFIIAVSINYFISRIFVFKGTTRPLKQGYLRFMLIALGGVIIVTLGMHIMVITLKWQYIISRILIAAITGICNYSLNLYVNFRVAGKHF, encoded by the coding sequence ATGGAAGAACTTAGCAACATCTGGTCTATGAAAAAGGTAAACTTTATTAAAAATCTTCCCAGCCGCAAAGAATTACTCCGATTTATACGTTATGGATGCGTGGGCAGTGTAACTTTTATATTTGACCTGATAATGTTATTTATATTCACACAATTGTTTGATTTGCCACCTGTATACTCAGCAGGACTTTCATTTATCATTGCAGTATCCATTAATTACTTCATCAGCCGTATATTTGTTTTCAAAGGGACAACACGCCCCCTGAAACAAGGTTATCTGAGATTCATGTTAATTGCCTTAGGTGGTGTAATAATTGTTACTTTAGGCATGCACATAATGGTTATCACCCTGAAATGGCAGTATATTATCTCTCGCATACTTATCGCCGCCATAACCGGAATATGCAACTATTCCTTAAATTTATATGTAAATTTTAGAGTAGCGGGAAAACATTTTTAA
- a CDS encoding GNAT family N-acetyltransferase: protein MAISYSWTHNFSADALKTLFLSVDWESGNYPEKVQQAMLNSHRVYSVWNGNELVGLINSMTDTVLTVYFQYLLVHPDYQGHGLGKNLIKGMLEEYKDIPRKILISVETKVGFYENCGFTHHMDKAPMFVSTL, encoded by the coding sequence ATGGCAATCTCATACAGTTGGACGCATAATTTTTCAGCAGATGCTTTGAAAACACTTTTTCTATCAGTTGACTGGGAATCAGGAAATTATCCTGAGAAAGTTCAACAGGCTATGCTGAATTCTCATAGAGTTTACTCTGTATGGAATGGTAACGAGCTGGTAGGACTGATCAACTCTATGACAGACACTGTACTTACAGTCTACTTTCAATATCTACTGGTTCACCCTGACTATCAGGGACATGGACTAGGAAAGAACCTGATTAAAGGCATGCTTGAAGAGTACAAAGATATTCCCAGAAAGATTTTAATTTCAGTGGAAACAAAAGTAGGATTCTATGAAAACTGCGGGTTCACTCACCATATGGACAAAGCCCCGATGTTTGTATCCACTTTATAG